A genomic window from Peromyscus maniculatus bairdii isolate BWxNUB_F1_BW_parent chromosome 1, HU_Pman_BW_mat_3.1, whole genome shotgun sequence includes:
- the Il21r gene encoding interleukin-21 receptor, producing MPQGLAAPLLLLILQGAWGCLDLTCYTDYLWTVTCVLETWNLHPSTLTLTWQDEYEELQDKETSCSLRRSGHNTTHVKYTCHMPLSGFMSDDVFTVNMMDHSGNNSQECGSFVLAESIKPAPPFNVTVTFSGRYDISWRSDYEEPASYVLRGKLQYELQYRNLGDPYAVRPVTKLISVDSHNVSLLPEDFHKGSLYQLQVRAAPQPGTPFRGTWSEWSDPVIFQTQAEEPKAGLDPHLMLLLMIGLTPVLIFMGLKIHLPWRLWKKVWAPVPSPESFFQPLYREHSGNFKKWVDTPFTASSLELAPQNPTANSVLQVHDGHSSSYPAKGKKFLGPPGLEEQLECDGVSETGPWCTVPLVAGPGHSAYSEERDRPYGLVSIDTVIVGDAECPCAWPCSCGNDGYPALNLDAGPNAEDLLLVANNTLLPCGCVSGGGLRLGGSPGSLLDRLRLPLAEERDWTAGPPWRTGSQGGSSVSEAGSPPGLDMDTFDSGFAGSDCGSPVESDEGPPRSYLRQWVVRTPPPVDSGAQGS from the exons ACCTG GCAAGATGAATATGAGGAGCTGCAGGACAAGGAAACCTCTTGCAGCCTGCGTAGGTCGGGCCACAACACCACACACGTGAAGTACACGTGCCACATGCCCTTGTCTGGATTCATGTCGGATGATGTTTTCACCGTCAACATGATGGACCACTCTGGCAACAACTCCCAGGAGTGTGGCAGCTTTGTCCTGGCTGAGAGCA TCAAGCCAGCTCCCCCTTTCAATGTGACCGTGACCTTCTCTGGACGTTACGATATCTCCTGGCGCTCAGATTATGAAGAACCCGCCTCCTATGTGCTGAGGGGCAAGCTACAATATGAGCTGCAGTATCGGAACCTCGGAGACCCCTATGCTGTG AGGCCGGTGACCAAGCTGATCTCAGTGGACTCACATAACGTCTCCCTTCTCCCTGAAGATTTCCACAAAGGCTCTCTCTACCAGCTGCAGGTGCGGGCAGCACCCCAGCCAGGCACTCCATTCAGGGGGACCTGGAGTGAGTGGAGTGACCCTGTCATCTTCCAGACCCAGGCTGAGG AGCCCAAAGCAGGCTTGGACCCTCACCTCATGCTGCTCCTCATGATCGGCTTGACCCCTGTCCTGATTTTCATGGGTCTGAAGATTCACCTTCCTTGGAG ACTGTGGAAGAAGGTGTGGGCACCAGTGCCCAGCCCCGAGAGTTTCTTCCAGCCCCTGTACAGGGAACACAGCGGGAACTTCAAG AAATGGGTGGATACCCCTTTCACGGCCTCTAGCCTGGAGCTGGCACCACAGAATCCCACAGCAAACTCAGTCCTACAAGTGCATGATGGACATTCATCATCATACCCAGCCAAGGGAAAGAAGTTCCTGGGGCCACcaggtctggaagagcagctggagtGTGATGGAGTGTCCGAGACTGGCCCCTGGTGCACAGTTCCCTTGGTAGCTGGCCCAGGGCACTCAGCCTACAGTGAGGAGAGAGACCGGCCGTATGGTTTGGTGTCCATTGACACAGTGATTGTGGGGGACGCAGAGTGTCCATGTGCCTGGCCTTGTAGCTGTGGGAATGATGGCTACCCAGCCCTGAACCTGGATGCTGGCCCTAATGCAGAGGACCTGCTCTTGGTCGCAAACAACACTCTTCTGCCCTGTGGCTGTGTCTCAGGTGGTGGCCTCAGGCTGGGAGGTTCCCCAGGCAGTCTCCTGGACAGATTGAGGCTGCCCCTTGCTGAGGAGAGGGACTGGACAGCAGGTCCACCCTGGAGAACTGGGTCTCAAGGAGGGAGCTCTGTGAGTGAAGCAGGCTCCCCCCCTGGCTTGGACATGGACACTTTTGACAGCGGCTTTGCGGGCTCAGACTGTGGCAGCCCCGTGGAGAGCGATGAAGGGCCCCCTCGCAGCTATCTCCGCCAGTGGGTGGTCAGGACCCCTCCACCTGTGGACAGTGGGGCCCAGGGCAGCTAG